AATATGGGGAAGTAAATACGTAAAAGCATTCCTTCTTATTTAATTTCACAGtattagtttatttatatatgtatatagtttGATATATACAGCAAACCACACCACAATGAGctcaaaaatcaaaaagtGCTTAAGGAATCCACAAAAACATCATCGCATTTCTGCATACTGAATAAGACAATattacaaattaatttaactaCTGATTTTAGTTGTTTATGTTTACTCAGATATTGTTTTGTAAAATGAGTCAGCCATACATGTTTTGAGTCACCTTCAAGTTGAATAGTCGCCAATAGTCATCGAGTACCATCACCATCTCCAGATTAATCATCCCATGTCGTATGTGTCTGCAATGGAAATGATCTCAGCCTGATTAAAATCTGTAATAGGGAAGATCAAGTGATTTTGTGAAAACAAGAATAGCGTGTATAAAGTTAAATTTCTTAGGCATACACTTATGCAAATTCCTCCAAACCGGTTGCCCATTCCATTTGAAATCGTCAATTTCATTAGAGCTCTGTGCTTGCATGTGTTCTGCGATTGGCATCGCCAGCAATTAATTAAAGGTCATTGGGAAAACGTGTCACGGGCAGAGAAATGGGTGGACGAAAGGGGCTGGAACTACCCACGACCGCCACACCTTTCGGCATACATATAATTTGgaaattctttaaatattgATTTGCTGCCCAGTGGGTGCAATACAGAAACTGAAACGGAATTGACCCGATTTCACAAGTTTATGAAGCACTCATACATATTTAACCCGTCAATCGGCGATTATTGGGGCTGATTACAGCTTGGCAACTTTGGGGATGTCTGACAACGTTGTGTTAGCAGAGAACAGCCTTATCGCGCGAGATAATAGTGGGGCCTCCCCAACAACATGTATATTTACAATAGCACCGGATCAATGATCCACAATCCGAAATCATAAAGTTTGAAAACATGACCACCACCTGCTAAAGGGAAAAATATTGAAACATGTCTCTGGAGTAGGAAATTATTAGCGCTAATGTATAATGATATTACTCAGAGATAGTACtaatttacattttcatttgcaggCCGATCTCGATGGACAGCTGACCAAGGCATCCGGCAAGCTGGTGGTGCTGGACTTCTTCGCCACTTGGTGCGGACCCTGCAAGATGATCTCGCCCAAACTGGCTGAGCTCTCCACGCAGTACGCCGACAACGTCGTCGTCCTGAAGGTAAATCCTTTGTTAAACACATTATGGAAATCCTTACTGAATGCGGTTCTCCTACAGGTCGATGTGGACGAGTGCGAAGACATTGCAATGGAATACAACATCTCCAGCATGCCCACCTTCGTGTTCCTCAAGAACGGCGTCAAGGTCGAAGAGTTCGCCGGAGCCAACGCCAAGCGCCTGGAGGATGTCATCAAGGCCAACATCTAAGTGGGCAGCGCATAGACGTCTGGCCGTCCCCCTGATCCACCTATGAGTTCTCTTCATAACATttagttaattaattaattccatAAGTGCAGGGTTTTGCTCCATTCCGTCTGCTCCGCCTTGTCCAGAATCCCTTAGAGCTGCAGTGCAGTTCGCAAGGTGAAGG
This genomic stretch from Drosophila mauritiana strain mau12 chromosome 2L, ASM438214v1, whole genome shotgun sequence harbors:
- the LOC117139116 gene encoding thioredoxin-2; its protein translation is MVYQVKDKADLDGQLTKASGKLVVLDFFATWCGPCKMISPKLAELSTQYADNVVVLKVDVDECEDIAMEYNISSMPTFVFLKNGVKVEEFAGANAKRLEDVIKANI